The nucleotide window TTCGCTGCAACAAAACACAACCTACTCACTTGATTTCAAAAGTGCCATTGTTGATAATAACGAACAAAACCCGCTGGAGGATTTTCGTTTTGCGTTTAGCACCGGGGCTGATTTTGATAGTTTGATGATTGGTGGATATGTAAAGAACGCGAAAAACCTGGAGCCTGTTGAAGGTGCTGTGGTTATGATGCATGCTACCGAAAAACTGGACGCTTTTAAAGATACTTTTCCGAATTATATTGCAACAACTGACGAAGATGGATTTTATGTAATCAGCAATATCGCTGCCGGAAGATACCGTTTGTATGCCTTGGTTGATGAAGACAATTCTTTGACTTATAATCAACCATTGGAGCGGATTGCTTTTTTGGACACTTTGATTTCTCCTCAGGATTTGAATCTTCCAAATTATCAAACTGATACAATAACCGGTGATACCATAAGCATTAAAACCAAGCGAAGAAATGCATTGGAAACGCCCTTCTTCCTGATGCTTTTTGATGAAGAGTTTTTCGATCAGTACATTGAAAGCTATAGTCGTGATCAGGCTAATATGATTAATCTTTACTTCACAGAAACATTGAGTGATTCATTTCGTGTTGAGCTTTTAAAGCCGGAACCGACAAATGAAGATTGGAGTTATATTGAGTTTAATCCGACTAGAGATTCGTTAATGATTTGGTTGACGGATACCGTTTTAAGTCACACTGATTCATTATTGATAGATATTAGCTATTTGGTAGCTGACAGCTTGAATAATTTGGTACTGAAGCACGATACACTTGAATTTAATTATACCAAACCGGAGGATACCAGCAGGAAAAGACGCAAGAAAAAAGAAGAAGAGGAAGAACCGGAACCGATTCCGCATATTTCATTTAAGCAGAATACAAAAAGTAGTGGTTTCGATATCTATCGAAATATTAAACTGGAGGCTCCTGAACCTTTAAAAACGTTTGATTGGTCAGCTGTGCATTTGTATCAACAAGTAGATACACTTGAAGAAGAATTGGAATTTGAAATGTGGCAGGACTCCTCTTCGATACGGAAGTTCTGTATCCAGTATCCATGGGAATTTATGGAAACATACCGACTCTTTATTGATTCGGCTGCTGCGTACAATTTCGATGGTCATCCGACAAACGAGCTCAATAAAAGATTTGCGATTCAGGAAGAAAGCTATTATGCGAATATCATTGTGCAATTGAATGGAATAACCGATCATGGAATTGTGCAACTACTTGATAATTCGGATAAAGAAATGGTATTACAGCAAATTGGGATTGATAAAGATGGAGAAATTGAGTTTCCATATCTGGATCCCAATAAGTACAAAATTCGTTTGATTATTGATCGTAATAACAATGGCAAGTGGGATACCGGGAACCTTGATGAAGGTATTCAGCCCGAACAGGTTATGTATTACAATAAAGTATTGAAATTACGGTCTAACTTTGAAATACAGGAAGTCTGGAATCTACCTTTAATTCAGTATGATAAAGAAATGATTGACGAAGACAAGCAAAAAGAAGATGCGAAGAACAAAAGCAAAAAATCACAGCGCTCTTCGAGCAGCAATTTTCAGCGTTCTCCTTTTTAATGCTTTCTTACTGAATAGCCGGCCGGGCAAAGCGCAAGCGGTTTTTATCCCTCAGGAGGAATTGACCTATGGAGCCTATTATAATTGGCATTTTATTTGGATAAATGCTGGAGAGGTCATCTTCAGTACTGATACCGTGAGAGTGAATGAAAAGAAGATGTGGCGTTTTTTAGCAATCGGTAAAACCTACAAAGCCTACGATTTTTTTTATACGGTTCGCGACACATTTAGTAGTCGGGTGAATTTCTCAAACTTCCAGCCTGATTATTTTATTCGAAAAGTGAATCATGCTAAAAGTTCAACTGTTCACGAGTATCAGTTTAATGATATTAGCAGAAAAATCTATTCCTATGTCAAACGTGAAGATCAGCCATTTATTCATGATACGCTTGTTTGGGAACCAACCGTTTCAGATATGCTGAGCATGGTTTATGATTTTCGGAATTTTAACTTTGACGGTCTAAAAAAGAGTGATCAGGTTAATTTTAAGATGTTGGTTGATAACAAGACGGAAGATTTGTACTTTCGTTACCGCGGAGAAGAAGTTGTAAAAACCCGCAACGGAAGAAAATTCCATTGTCATCATGTAATTATCCGTTTGCTCGGGGGTGATTTTTTCCCTGATGGAGAATACATGAACGTGTGGTTTACAGCCGACCAGAATCGGATACCGGTAAAAGTTGAAACTAAAATACTAGTTGGTTCAGTCAATGCAATTTTAACAAATGTTGAGCATATCAAATATCCATTAACTTCAGAAATACATTAATTATGGCAAGCGTTCGCGATCTAAAAAAAGACATTGACTATTTAGTATCCTTAGTCGTTGTTGACAGTTTTCAGTACATCAATGCTTTTGAAAATGCAGATAAAGAGGCTGCTTTCAAGATTGTGAATGAGATCATGACCAAGCGGAAAGATCTCATAAGCCGAGTCAATCACCCGGATGGGAAAGACAATCCCAAGTTGATTAAAAGTCACTATCAGAGCATTGGTAAAGATTTGTTGGTTGCTTGCGACGAAGCGTACGCAAAACTTGCAAAATTGATTGACAAAGAAGATTAACTAGTTTTCTTTTCTAACCAATTGGAGTGTTTTATCAGCAATCACCTGCCCATCGAGGTAGGTGATTAATCGCCACGGGCCAAGTTTGTCGTCCAGAGGTTCCCAAATGCAATCGCCTAAAAAGAATTCATAGTCGTTGCTATTGATGTAATATTCGCCTGTAAAATCGTCCATCAAGGCACCATTTTCGTCCTTAAGCGGAGGGTGAATAACTTTGAAATCCAGCTTCTTACCTTTTCCTCGTTTGATTTTCAAAACATAGCCAAATTCAGTTCCGACTTCAGCCTGAACGGTGTGCGAAATGTTAACTATTTTCGGTAGCTTCCGGCTATTGCGATCCCATTCGGTATATTCACCATAACTGTATAAATCAATATCGATCTTTTTCTTTCCCAATTGTATGTTAAATTTCTGTAGCTTTTTATTTAGATTGATTCCACTTAATCCATCATCGCTTATATTTGCAGCGGCATGATGGCACTTCGCAAATATATAAAAGTATTTATTCTTCTGGTTTTTCCGGTTTATTTGATTTTGCTGGTTAATTCCATTAGTAATATGCATGTTCATTTGCTTTCGAATGGAGTGGTGATACAGCATGCTCACCCTTTTGATCGCGGCGTTGAAAGCAAATTGCCACATCAGCATTCACATGCTGATTATCAGCTTTATCAGGCTTTTTTTCACAATTACTTTGACAACTCAGCGCCTTTGCCAGACTTGGAGGTTATTCGTCCTTCATACAAAATTGTTTCCGTTCCGGTCGTCCAGCTTTATTGCTTCAAAAGTGTGAACGATCAGTGGCTTCGTGGTCCACCCCTTTCATAAGTATTGAGGATAGTGGTTCTGTATATATTAAAATGACAGACATTATCCGTTTTTAAATACCAATTTTTTGGGATTGTCAGCTTGATGGTCTCAACCTACTTTTGACAATGAGTTGTTCAGCTTCATAGAAGCTTGAGTTAGAAACCGAATATCAATTTATCACTTGTTTGATTTCAGATGAAATCAATTACCAAATCAACTAGTAATGAAAAGTATAATTTTTGTGGCAGTCTTGTCATTATTCACCCTTTTGTCATTTGCCGAAGGAGAACCCAAAGACAAATTTACAGATACGATGCTATTTGGAGATGTGCGATCGGAAGGTGAACACATTCCATTTGCAACCATTATGGTTAAAGGAACAACAATGGGTACAGCTGCCGACGCAACCGGGCACTATAAGTTAGTAGGAGCGCCGGCAGGAAAGCAGGAAGTTGTGGTGTCGGCGGTTGGTTACCAAAACAGAGCGTATGAAGTAGATCTCAAGATTGGAGATCCGCTTACATTGGTTGTTGAGTTAGAAC belongs to uncultured Sunxiuqinia sp. and includes:
- a CDS encoding Ig-like domain-containing protein, producing MRKIFPILILTYVTYLVFTTSCANPGMPTGGPKDSIPPDVIKTGPEFNAINFDGNEISLTFDEFVVVDKLREGLVVSPPLKERPMIRTKSKTLIIDLGDSLQQNTTYSLDFKSAIVDNNEQNPLEDFRFAFSTGADFDSLMIGGYVKNAKNLEPVEGAVVMMHATEKLDAFKDTFPNYIATTDEDGFYVISNIAAGRYRLYALVDEDNSLTYNQPLERIAFLDTLISPQDLNLPNYQTDTITGDTISIKTKRRNALETPFFLMLFDEEFFDQYIESYSRDQANMINLYFTETLSDSFRVELLKPEPTNEDWSYIEFNPTRDSLMIWLTDTVLSHTDSLLIDISYLVADSLNNLVLKHDTLEFNYTKPEDTSRKRRKKKEEEEEPEPIPHISFKQNTKSSGFDIYRNIKLEAPEPLKTFDWSAVHLYQQVDTLEEELEFEMWQDSSSIRKFCIQYPWEFMETYRLFIDSAAAYNFDGHPTNELNKRFAIQEESYYANIIVQLNGITDHGIVQLLDNSDKEMVLQQIGIDKDGEIEFPYLDPNKYKIRLIIDRNNNGKWDTGNLDEGIQPEQVMYYNKVLKLRSNFEIQEVWNLPLIQYDKEMIDEDKQKEDAKNKSKKSQRSSSSNFQRSPF
- a CDS encoding DUF3108 domain-containing protein, giving the protein MRRTKAKNHSALRAAIFSVLLFNAFLLNSRPGKAQAVFIPQEELTYGAYYNWHFIWINAGEVIFSTDTVRVNEKKMWRFLAIGKTYKAYDFFYTVRDTFSSRVNFSNFQPDYFIRKVNHAKSSTVHEYQFNDISRKIYSYVKREDQPFIHDTLVWEPTVSDMLSMVYDFRNFNFDGLKKSDQVNFKMLVDNKTEDLYFRYRGEEVVKTRNGRKFHCHHVIIRLLGGDFFPDGEYMNVWFTADQNRIPVKVETKILVGSVNAILTNVEHIKYPLTSEIH
- a CDS encoding DUF3859 domain-containing protein, translating into MHITNGINQQNQINRKNQKNKYFYIFAKCHHAAANISDDGLSGINLNKKLQKFNIQLGKKKIDIDLYSYGEYTEWDRNSRKLPKIVNISHTVQAEVGTEFGYVLKIKRGKGKKLDFKVIHPPLKDENGALMDDFTGEYYINSNDYEFFLGDCIWEPLDDKLGPWRLITYLDGQVIADKTLQLVRKEN